The following are from one region of the Leptospiraceae bacterium genome:
- a CDS encoding serine/threonine-protein phosphatase has translation MSSKSTIQLQEELESEKRFSLFSFYTQWSVYSIFLIFKIDLNFLIVVSGLLFSFFRLLSILQKRPDKKITLINHLASFSLICFFTSIFSSISKQEANAFLNWQLYYVAIAFTIIHESMRVHKYAYLLASFFSFIFYTVIAFTIPDLADLELTYKFLIPYLFIAYCTFLGYYINKSRIAAISYYADLLQDKMAINRDMALARTVQESLFPKITSIKGLKFEIFRQSHNQIGGDFYDFIQLREGNVGIFITDVAGHGYSSAMVAAMLKVMVSTLPYYLKLDPTGLLGYIDQKISGEFKSHHATALYIFINFQTKTFLLGNAGHPYFIYAKKGEEFREIETFGTLLGFGLHDPVAETLEFKYESGDRFFIYTDGLIENINAKEELLESTGLLQILNQYRKETNLKAFKDSVISKIVSFYGKSEFTDDAMFLAFEIE, from the coding sequence ATGTCTAGCAAATCGACAATCCAACTACAAGAAGAATTAGAATCAGAAAAACGCTTTAGTCTATTCTCTTTTTATACTCAGTGGTCTGTTTATAGCATCTTTCTTATTTTTAAAATAGATTTAAATTTCTTGATCGTTGTATCCGGACTTCTTTTTTCTTTTTTTCGTCTGCTATCTATCTTACAAAAGAGACCAGATAAAAAGATAACTCTAATAAATCATCTAGCGAGTTTTTCTCTAATTTGCTTTTTTACATCCATCTTCTCATCCATTTCAAAACAAGAAGCAAATGCTTTTTTAAATTGGCAACTCTACTACGTAGCAATCGCATTCACTATTATTCATGAATCTATGCGAGTTCATAAATATGCGTATCTATTAGCATCTTTCTTTTCTTTTATTTTTTATACCGTAATTGCTTTTACCATTCCAGATTTGGCTGATTTAGAACTCACTTATAAGTTTTTAATTCCTTATCTGTTTATTGCTTACTGCACATTTCTAGGATATTATATTAATAAATCAAGAATTGCGGCTATTAGTTATTACGCGGATCTATTACAAGATAAAATGGCGATTAACCGTGATATGGCGCTAGCAAGAACAGTGCAAGAATCTCTTTTTCCTAAGATTACTTCTATTAAAGGCTTAAAGTTTGAAATATTTAGACAGTCTCATAACCAAATAGGCGGCGACTTCTATGACTTTATACAGTTGAGAGAAGGCAATGTTGGAATTTTTATTACCGATGTTGCGGGACATGGATACTCCTCTGCGATGGTGGCTGCCATGCTAAAAGTAATGGTATCTACACTACCCTATTACTTAAAGCTAGATCCCACTGGACTTCTCGGATATATAGATCAAAAAATATCTGGAGAATTTAAAAGCCACCATGCAACAGCTCTTTATATATTTATTAACTTTCAAACCAAAACATTTCTATTAGGAAATGCAGGCCATCCTTATTTCATCTATGCAAAGAAAGGAGAAGAATTTCGAGAAATTGAAACATTTGGAACTCTACTTGGATTTGGTTTACATGATCCAGTTGCAGAGACTCTCGAATTCAAATATGAATCAGGCGATCGCTTCTTTATTTATACAGATGGACTCATAGAAAATATAAATGCAAAGGAAGAACTCTTAGAGTCTACAGGACTACTTCAAATACTCAATCAATATAGAAAGGAAACGAATTTAAAAGCATTTAAAGATTCTGTCATTTCAAAAATAGTTTCTTTTTACGGCAAATCAGAATTTACCGATGATGCTATGTTTCTCGCCTTCGAAATTGAATAG
- a CDS encoding tyrosine-type recombinase/integrase, with amino-acid sequence MNSTAISNLQQNGTYFLKPVGNITLDAHIGQFNLWAKEYNVDNFGNPLVVSTSTIKDFFDHLLTDKNKYGRKNRASTLHGYKSAIKKSVSKTFKMSMEEKVAFELFFRKIKLPKAIRSIKAMTIDELQALIDESDIRTSLMIRFLVISGLRISEMINIRLSDVLPSDDKTDFNIYVIGKGNKEGIVSGIPKLLISEIQTVFQGKEYLFERNKKPKRANENKEEVMKYTRRQMYVLIEKAGLSILGKRINPHMTRHTCGRILMDRLKDVNKVQDRLRHSSVRTTIENYLTTKITNKDVKEAFDGIL; translated from the coding sequence ATGAACTCTACTGCAATTTCAAATCTTCAACAAAATGGAACTTACTTTTTAAAGCCAGTAGGCAATATTACTTTAGACGCTCATATTGGACAATTTAATCTATGGGCGAAAGAATACAATGTGGATAATTTCGGTAATCCGCTTGTTGTCTCTACCTCTACGATTAAAGATTTCTTCGATCATCTTCTTACTGATAAAAATAAATACGGCAGAAAGAATCGAGCCTCGACACTGCACGGCTATAAATCAGCTATTAAGAAGTCAGTCTCTAAAACTTTTAAGATGAGTATGGAAGAAAAAGTTGCCTTCGAATTATTCTTTCGAAAGATAAAATTACCAAAAGCTATTCGCTCTATTAAAGCAATGACAATTGACGAATTACAGGCGTTAATCGATGAATCAGATATTCGAACTAGCCTCATGATTCGATTCCTCGTTATATCGGGGCTTCGCATTTCGGAGATGATAAATATACGCCTATCAGATGTTTTACCGTCCGATGATAAAACAGATTTTAATATCTATGTCATTGGCAAAGGAAACAAAGAAGGAATCGTGAGTGGTATCCCCAAGCTTTTAATTTCAGAAATACAAACTGTATTTCAAGGAAAAGAATACTTATTCGAAAGAAATAAAAAACCGAAGCGAGCAAATGAGAATAAAGAAGAAGTAATGAAATATACAAGAAGGCAGATGTATGTTCTCATCGAAAAAGCAGGGCTTTCTATTTTGGGCAAGCGTATTAATCCGCATATGACAAGACATACTTGCGGTCGTATTTTGATGGATAGATTAAAGGATGTGAACAAAGTCCAAGATAGACTCAGGCATTCTTCTGTTCGAACTACCATCGAAAACTATCTTACAACTAAGATTACAAACAAGGATGTAAAGGAAGCGTTTGATGGGATTCTATAG
- a CDS encoding PAS domain S-box protein gives MNSLLTAYSTMGNEEKTPLRILHLEDSPLDAELIRENLLDLGEVLEIDLAANKADFLAYLEKGEYDIILADYRLPGFDASVALLSAQSKSPNTPFICVSGAISGEEAVELLKHGATDYVMKDRLTRLPLAIRRALDEIHEQKGRRLAEAKLIESESHLRTILENEPECIKIVDAKGKLIQMNPAGLSMIEADSIEQVANQPVLNLIAPEYRKAFKEMHERVIAGESVQLKFEMIGLKGGRRWLETHAVPMIENGKTVHLAVTRDITESKKAEEKINALLAEKEIILREVHHRIKNNMSTLNAFLVLQMQTVTEPSAIEALKDAGSRVQSMMVLYDKLYQTGIFSNISIKSYLPALINQIISNFPNSGIVKIEEAIDDFVLDTKRLQPFSIIINELLTNIMKYAFKDREKGFIKIEVGLKTISDNDQQFIFLIIQDDGNGLPETVSFENSTGFGLTLVEMLTKQLKGILQIDRENGTKITLEFKK, from the coding sequence ATGAACTCCCTCCTGACCGCGTATTCAACCATGGGAAATGAAGAAAAAACACCTTTGCGTATTCTGCATCTTGAGGATTCCCCTCTTGATGCAGAACTGATTCGAGAGAATCTTCTTGACCTTGGAGAGGTTTTAGAGATCGACTTGGCTGCCAATAAAGCAGATTTTCTTGCTTACCTCGAAAAAGGTGAATATGACATTATTCTTGCCGACTATCGCCTTCCCGGATTCGATGCATCCGTCGCGCTTTTATCAGCACAGTCCAAGAGTCCGAACACCCCTTTCATTTGTGTTTCCGGTGCCATAAGTGGAGAAGAAGCAGTTGAACTTCTTAAGCATGGTGCTACCGATTATGTAATGAAAGATAGACTTACAAGACTTCCCCTAGCTATCAGACGTGCTCTTGACGAGATCCATGAACAGAAAGGGAGAAGACTGGCAGAAGCTAAACTAATAGAAAGTGAATCCCACCTGCGCACTATCCTAGAAAATGAGCCTGAGTGCATTAAAATAGTAGATGCTAAAGGAAAATTAATTCAAATGAACCCAGCCGGATTGTCTATGATCGAAGCAGATTCAATCGAGCAGGTAGCAAATCAACCCGTGCTAAATTTAATAGCTCCCGAATATCGCAAGGCATTCAAAGAGATGCATGAGCGAGTAATTGCAGGTGAGTCGGTTCAGCTAAAATTTGAGATGATAGGTCTAAAGGGCGGTCGTCGCTGGCTAGAAACTCACGCAGTTCCTATGATAGAAAACGGAAAGACAGTGCATTTGGCTGTAACAAGAGACATTACCGAAAGCAAGAAAGCCGAAGAAAAAATCAATGCCCTTCTAGCTGAAAAAGAAATCATATTAAGAGAAGTGCACCATCGTATAAAAAATAATATGAGCACTTTGAACGCTTTTCTCGTTCTCCAAATGCAAACAGTTACAGAGCCTAGTGCTATCGAAGCACTCAAAGATGCAGGAAGTCGTGTCCAGAGTATGATGGTATTGTATGATAAATTGTATCAGACCGGCATCTTTAGTAATATTTCCATTAAAAGTTATCTACCTGCATTGATTAATCAAATCATCAGTAATTTTCCGAACAGTGGAATCGTCAAGATTGAAGAAGCGATTGATGATTTCGTTTTAGATACTAAGCGACTACAACCATTCAGTATAATTATAAACGAGCTTCTTACTAACATTATGAAATATGCATTTAAAGACAGAGAAAAGGGATTCATCAAGATTGAGGTAGGCTTAAAAACAATTTCAGACAATGATCAGCAATTTATTTTTTTAATCATTCAAGACGATGGAAACGGATTACCAGAAACCGTAAGTTTTGAAAACTCAACTGGCTTTGGACTGACACTTGTTGAAATGCTAACAAAACAGCTTAAAGGAATATTGCAAATAGATCGCGAGAATGGAACAAAAATCACTCTCGAATTTAAAAAATAA
- a CDS encoding response regulator, which yields MSEIKQILLAEDNPNDIELTLEAFADSKLANRIIVVRDGVEALEYLRREGKYASREPGNPSVAILDIKMPRMDGIEVLRAIRKDANLCMIPVVMLTSSREEQDLIRTYELGTNAYVVKPVKFAQFIDAVKNLGIFWAMLNELPPDRVFNHGK from the coding sequence ATGTCTGAAATAAAACAAATTTTATTGGCTGAAGACAACCCGAATGATATCGAACTGACTTTAGAAGCATTTGCTGATAGTAAACTTGCAAATCGAATTATCGTTGTTCGGGATGGGGTGGAAGCTTTAGAGTATTTGCGTCGTGAAGGAAAGTATGCATCTCGGGAACCGGGAAATCCTTCTGTAGCAATTCTGGATATAAAGATGCCAAGAATGGACGGAATCGAAGTATTAAGAGCGATTCGAAAAGATGCAAACCTTTGCATGATTCCAGTTGTTATGCTGACCTCTTCTAGAGAAGAGCAAGATTTAATCCGAACCTACGAATTGGGAACGAATGCCTATGTAGTAAAACCAGTTAAATTTGCCCAATTCATTGATGCGGTCAAAAATCTAGGAATCTTTTGGGCAATGCTAAATGAACTCCCTCCTGACCGCGTATTCAACCATGGGAAATGA
- a CDS encoding HAMP domain-containing protein yields the protein MILLKNIKEPLVELNRVAVQFREGDLNARSQYKSKNEFGMLSNTFNALTAKIQSDIEEQKLAAEEIHRLNEELEQRVMERTAQLKSANLELESFSYTISHDLRAPLRHIDGYVELLVSRCKDGLSEKGLHYVETIASSARQMGVLIDTLLQFSRTGRAELHLEVVDMEKALKEVLEIQRKNSSNPNIEWVIGKIPNVYGDYTLLRQVWANLIENALKYSHKTDFPRIEISSQEEKNEVTFLVKDNGVGFDMQYASKLFGVFQRMHLTDEFEGTGIGLATIKRIIVRHGGRIWAEAEVNKGASFYFALPKLKEGIRNV from the coding sequence ATGATTCTTTTAAAAAACATAAAAGAGCCCTTGGTTGAATTAAATAGAGTCGCTGTGCAATTTCGAGAAGGTGATTTGAATGCGCGCAGTCAATATAAATCCAAAAATGAATTTGGAATGCTTTCGAATACATTTAACGCTCTCACAGCTAAAATCCAATCAGATATTGAAGAACAAAAACTAGCAGCAGAAGAAATCCATCGCTTAAACGAGGAACTAGAACAAAGAGTAATGGAGCGCACTGCACAATTGAAGTCAGCCAATTTAGAACTAGAGTCCTTTTCCTACACTATCTCGCATGATCTTCGAGCACCTTTACGGCATATAGATGGCTATGTGGAATTACTAGTCAGTCGTTGCAAAGATGGTCTATCAGAGAAAGGACTCCACTATGTTGAAACAATAGCAAGCTCAGCAAGGCAAATGGGCGTGCTAATAGATACTTTGCTTCAATTCTCGCGAACGGGAAGAGCGGAGTTACATTTAGAAGTCGTAGATATGGAAAAAGCTCTAAAAGAAGTATTGGAAATACAAAGAAAAAATAGTTCAAATCCAAATATTGAATGGGTAATTGGGAAAATTCCAAACGTTTACGGAGATTATACACTACTCCGTCAAGTGTGGGCAAACCTGATCGAAAATGCTTTAAAGTATTCTCATAAAACCGATTTTCCAAGAATTGAAATATCTTCTCAAGAGGAAAAAAATGAAGTTACTTTCCTTGTCAAGGATAATGGAGTCGGGTTTGACATGCAATATGCAAGCAAACTTTTCGGAGTGTTTCAGAGAATGCATCTTACGGACGAATTTGAAGGAACAGGAATCGGACTTGCGACTATAAAACGCATAATAGTCCGTCATGGTGGTAGAATCTGGGCAGAAGCAGAAGTGAATAAAGGAGCATCCTTCTACTTTGCTTTGCCAAAATTAAAGGAAGGAATAAGAAATGTCTGA
- a CDS encoding MCP four helix bundle domain-containing protein, whose protein sequence is MNFTTQMRIGLGSILFLVVLLGIIANYQANSIWEETKGLYEHPLTVRRALTNIKKDTLSIHIEMKDFVIARDEKERILILQSIDEYEKRLDIEFNTLYDRFLGPRTDIDNAKTSVIEWRTIRKETIHLSQIGKNQEAIDRMRKTGIEGMHLENLKTISTKLVNLQ, encoded by the coding sequence ATGAATTTTACAACTCAAATGCGAATTGGTCTAGGAAGTATTCTTTTTCTAGTAGTTCTCTTAGGAATAATTGCAAACTACCAAGCAAATAGTATTTGGGAAGAGACAAAAGGTCTCTATGAGCACCCTTTAACAGTACGCCGTGCTTTAACAAATATAAAAAAAGACACTCTTTCCATTCACATTGAAATGAAGGACTTTGTGATAGCCAGAGACGAAAAAGAAAGGATATTGATACTTCAGAGTATTGATGAATATGAAAAGAGGTTAGACATCGAATTTAATACCTTGTATGATCGCTTCCTCGGACCGAGGACTGACATTGACAATGCTAAAACTTCCGTGATAGAATGGAGGACTATTCGAAAAGAAACAATTCACTTAAGTCAAATAGGCAAGAATCAAGAAGCGATAGATCGAATGCGAAAAACTGGAATAGAAGGCATGCATTTGGAAAATCTAAAAACGATATCCACAAAATTAGTGAATTTGCAATAA
- a CDS encoding ferredoxin: MGRIAYVNKDDCTSCNQCADNLPKYFQMDDNDNSETHINGEFINNATIPEEDVKKVQKEMDECPGECIKWKK, encoded by the coding sequence ATGGGAAGAATTGCTTATGTAAACAAGGACGATTGCACATCTTGTAACCAATGTGCGGATAACCTTCCGAAATATTTTCAAATGGATGACAACGATAACTCTGAAACTCATATCAATGGTGAGTTCATTAACAATGCTACTATACCAGAAGAAGATGTCAAAAAAGTTCAAAAGGAAATGGACGAGTGTCCAGGCGAATGTATTAAATGGAAAAAATAA
- a CDS encoding alkaline phosphatase family protein produces MTHLRKKLSNLIHYIIRVYRLVQVGASVVFFLFSCNLIERDIASATLFQNRKLIILSIDGFPGYYNASDSKFKDLTPNLNKLAAKSHFSNSVDSTYPTLTYPAHTSMLTGTDPILHGIIYNSPTDPFKKYLSGWMWYDEDIQVKTILDFARDKGLKTASLYWPVTVGADIDYNIPQYWRSKTDEDEKLLKAVSTKNLYRELKKDTGLSVLETTGDTEKIENAISLWELKKPAIFLIYTTDLDSIHHEKGIYSLAAEEKLKKIDSLLGRLIRKIDLYDNPNLGLIVVSDHGFKEVKSVCAPNKILMSMGAIDTKESKWKYFFKTLGGIALLVENKEKDALSTSLDIEDLKNRISTECPFALLDTEEELKQVKTRLNKSAKGILHSKVNMAFSESLSINEIYREMSYYNHGFLPTDSEMKTIGLVYPKTNPVKIEDLRDTFDAACAWLSLKCQKGTPRNK; encoded by the coding sequence TTGACTCATTTGCGAAAAAAGCTATCAAACCTTATCCACTATATCATCCGTGTCTACAGGCTCGTGCAAGTCGGTGCATCGGTGGTATTCTTTTTATTTTCATGCAATCTAATCGAGCGAGATATTGCATCTGCTACTTTGTTTCAAAATCGAAAGTTAATCATTCTTTCCATAGACGGATTTCCCGGGTATTACAATGCTTCAGACTCTAAGTTTAAAGACCTAACGCCTAATCTAAATAAGCTCGCTGCAAAATCTCATTTTTCTAATTCAGTAGACTCAACCTACCCTACTCTTACCTATCCTGCGCATACTTCTATGTTAACCGGAACGGATCCGATTCTGCATGGGATTATTTATAATTCACCGACTGATCCTTTTAAGAAATATCTCTCCGGTTGGATGTGGTATGATGAAGACATTCAAGTAAAAACCATTTTAGATTTTGCTCGCGATAAAGGATTAAAGACTGCTTCTCTTTACTGGCCTGTTACCGTTGGAGCGGATATTGACTATAATATCCCGCAGTATTGGAGATCTAAGACAGACGAAGATGAAAAATTACTCAAAGCTGTATCAACTAAGAATCTCTACAGAGAACTCAAAAAAGATACAGGACTTAGCGTTCTAGAGACGACAGGCGACACAGAAAAAATAGAAAATGCAATTTCTCTCTGGGAATTAAAGAAGCCTGCCATTTTCCTTATCTATACAACCGATCTTGACTCTATTCACCATGAGAAAGGAATATACAGCTTAGCCGCAGAAGAGAAGTTAAAGAAAATCGACTCTTTACTCGGAAGGCTCATCCGTAAAATTGATTTATATGACAATCCAAACCTTGGCTTGATTGTGGTTTCCGATCATGGCTTTAAAGAAGTAAAAAGTGTATGTGCTCCCAATAAGATTTTAATGTCAATGGGTGCAATTGATACAAAAGAATCAAAATGGAAATACTTCTTTAAGACATTGGGTGGAATTGCCCTACTCGTAGAGAATAAAGAGAAAGATGCATTATCCACAAGTTTAGACATAGAAGATTTGAAAAATAGAATTAGCACAGAATGTCCATTTGCCCTTTTAGACACAGAGGAAGAATTAAAACAAGTAAAGACTAGGTTAAATAAATCTGCAAAAGGAATTTTACATTCTAAAGTCAATATGGCATTTTCAGAATCACTGAGTATAAACGAAATATACCGCGAGATGAGTTATTACAATCATGGGTTTTTACCGACAGATTCAGAAATGAAAACAATTGGTCTTGTCTATCCTAAAACCAATCCCGTAAAGATTGAAGACCTAAGAGATACGTTTGATGCAGCTTGTGCTTGGTTGAGTTTGAAGTGCCAGAAAGGCACTCCAAGAAATAAATAA